In one window of Bacteroidota bacterium DNA:
- a CDS encoding gliding motility protein RemB — MHRLLLLITVLLFSEAYSQDQNIKYSKFRYAEIENGYNQIGNNSHTASKPFIQREVNQYYSLNDYDSTLSYKYKNWWGRKLFDENFVKVEKEDFWFSVDPVMNLQIGKDLNSDHDYTYVNTRGFYIQGELGSKFSFQSAFYESQARFPDYVTNWISEHEKNTGGGIDGIVPGQGLAQNFKTGGYDYPMAEANISFTPSKFFNLQFGTGKNFIGDGYRSMFLSDAGFNYPYFKINTSFWNIKYTNYWMFMQDIRPETAINDVHQQKFVTVHHLSWNITDRINVGFFEAIVWADSTGNRGFDINYLNPVIFYRPIEFSLGSAGGNALLGFSTKIKLTNSIQLYGQAVLDEFTLAEVKDSEGYWANKFAFQTGINYYNAFGIKNLQIKSEVNWARPYTFSHRIPLQNYGHFNQPIGHPWGANFWESVSIIRYRYKRLFADVKLIYGKKGYDTPDSNWGGDIYNPYGDKEQYYGNEIAQGNTGTLFFANLKSGYIVNPATNLKLFIDFTYRDFNVLNETEFLQNSKGSIISFGLRTDLFNTYYDF, encoded by the coding sequence ATGCACAGACTCTTACTATTAATAACTGTACTACTGTTCTCAGAAGCTTATTCACAAGATCAGAATATTAAATATTCAAAATTCAGATATGCTGAAATTGAAAATGGATATAACCAAATAGGAAACAATTCGCACACTGCCAGCAAACCTTTTATTCAGAGAGAGGTAAACCAATATTATAGTCTTAACGATTATGACAGTACATTGAGTTACAAATACAAGAATTGGTGGGGTCGTAAATTGTTTGATGAAAACTTTGTAAAGGTTGAAAAAGAAGACTTCTGGTTTTCAGTAGATCCAGTTATGAATCTTCAAATTGGAAAAGATCTTAATTCTGACCATGATTATACCTATGTTAATACAAGAGGTTTTTATATACAGGGTGAGCTTGGATCTAAATTTTCGTTTCAATCGGCTTTCTATGAGTCTCAGGCAAGATTCCCTGATTATGTTACTAATTGGATTAGTGAACATGAAAAAAATACAGGAGGCGGAATCGACGGAATTGTCCCCGGTCAGGGATTGGCACAAAATTTTAAAACCGGCGGATATGATTATCCAATGGCTGAGGCTAATATATCCTTCACTCCCAGTAAATTTTTCAACCTCCAGTTCGGCACGGGAAAGAACTTCATAGGCGACGGCTACAGGTCGATGTTTTTAAGTGATGCCGGATTTAATTATCCTTACTTCAAAATAAACACAAGCTTTTGGAATATAAAGTACACAAACTACTGGATGTTTATGCAGGATATCAGACCCGAAACTGCCATAAACGATGTACATCAACAAAAATTTGTTACTGTACATCACCTTAGCTGGAATATAACCGACAGAATTAATGTTGGTTTCTTCGAGGCAATTGTCTGGGCAGATTCTACCGGCAACAGAGGGTTTGATATAAATTATTTAAATCCGGTGATATTTTACCGACCTATAGAATTTAGCCTGGGTTCGGCAGGAGGAAATGCCCTCTTAGGATTTAGCACTAAAATAAAACTAACTAATTCCATACAATTATATGGTCAGGCAGTATTAGACGAATTCACACTTGCCGAAGTAAAAGACAGTGAAGGTTACTGGGCAAATAAATTCGCTTTTCAAACCGGAATAAACTATTACAATGCATTTGGCATTAAAAACCTACAAATAAAATCTGAGGTCAACTGGGCAAGGCCATATACTTTTTCGCACAGAATACCCCTTCAAAACTACGGGCATTTCAATCAACCCATAGGACATCCCTGGGGAGCTAATTTTTGGGAATCTGTTTCAATCATCAGATACAGATATAAAAGGTTATTTGCTGATGTGAAATTAATTTATGGCAAAAAAGGATATGACACTCCCGACTCAAATTGGGGAGGAGATATTTACAACCCTTATGGTGATAAGGAACAATACTATGGAAATGAAATCGCCCAGGGGAACACCGGTACTTTATTTTTCGCTAATTTAAAAAGTGGCTACATTGTTAATCCGGCAACAAACCTTAAACTTTTTATTGATTTTACTTATCGGGATTTTAATGTTTTGAATGAAACAGAATTTTTACAAAACAGTAAAGGGTCAATTATTTCGTTTGGGCTAAGAACAGATTTATTTAATACGTATTACGATTTTTAA
- a CDS encoding acyltransferase: MGKEYFAHETAVVDDGCNISKGVKIWHFSHIMSNCTLGENCNIGQNVVISPEVILGKNVKVQNNVSIYTGVTCDDDVFLGPSMVFTNVTNPRSAINRRGQYTKTHVGKGASIGANATIVCGHDIGEYAFIGAGAVVTKNIKPYALVIGNPSKQIGWMSEYGHKLIFNKEGFATCPESGDDYLLKDGKVTKV; this comes from the coding sequence ATGGGAAAAGAATACTTTGCACACGAAACTGCTGTAGTTGATGACGGGTGCAATATTTCAAAAGGTGTTAAAATTTGGCATTTCAGCCATATAATGAGCAATTGTACACTGGGAGAAAACTGCAACATTGGTCAGAATGTTGTAATATCTCCCGAAGTTATTTTAGGTAAAAACGTCAAAGTACAAAACAATGTATCAATATATACCGGTGTTACATGCGACGACGATGTTTTCCTGGGTCCTTCAATGGTATTCACTAATGTAACAAATCCGAGAAGCGCAATAAACAGAAGAGGGCAATACACTAAAACTCATGTGGGAAAAGGAGCTTCTATCGGGGCAAACGCTACAATTGTCTGCGGACATGATATTGGAGAATATGCTTTTATTGGAGCGGGTGCAGTAGTAACAAAGAATATAAAACCCTATGCATTGGTTATTGGAAATCCTTCTAAACAAATAGGATGGATGAGCGAATATGGCCATAAATTAATATTCAATAAAGAAGGATTTGCTACTTGCCCCGAAAGTGGTGATGATTATTTACTAAAAGACGGTAAAGTAACTAAAGTATAA
- a CDS encoding hydrogenase maturation protease, translating to MKNKIKTLVYGFGNPGRQDDGIGNVMILRLESWLKDNYIMDVDLESNYQLNIEDAEKISSYQRVIFVDASKEEIKTCKLEKLNPAQKTIEFTMHAVSPSYLLYLCDKLFGEKPESYLLSIKGLSYHITEGLSKEASMNLDKAELFLRSVLRDSIFKKDICHKLGV from the coding sequence ATGAAAAATAAAATTAAAACTCTGGTTTACGGATTTGGAAATCCCGGCAGACAAGACGATGGTATAGGAAATGTCATGATTCTTCGCCTGGAGTCATGGCTTAAAGATAATTATATAATGGATGTTGACCTTGAGAGCAATTACCAGTTAAATATAGAAGATGCCGAAAAAATAAGTTCTTATCAAAGGGTTATTTTTGTCGATGCTTCGAAAGAAGAGATTAAAACATGTAAACTTGAAAAATTAAACCCTGCTCAAAAAACCATAGAATTCACAATGCATGCTGTCTCGCCATCATACCTGCTTTACCTTTGCGATAAACTTTTCGGGGAAAAACCCGAAAGCTATTTACTGTCGATAAAAGGATTGAGCTACCACATTACAGAAGGATTATCGAAAGAAGCAAGCATGAATTTAGACAAGGCAGAACTGTTTCTTCGTTCAGTATTAAGAGATTCAATATTCAAAAAAGACATCTGTCACAAACTTGGGGTATAA
- a CDS encoding Ni/Fe hydrogenase subunit alpha, whose amino-acid sequence MDKKITIEPVTRVEGHGKVTILMDENKQVKQSRLHIVEFRGFEKFIQGRPYWEAPVLVQRLCGICPVSHHLAAAKALDTIVGVDKLTAVGEKMRRLMHYGQIFQSHSLHFFHLSSPDLLFGVDGNPTTRNVFGVIDEHRDLAIKGVMMRKFGQQIIEFTAGKKIHGTGAIPGGINKKLSIDERDALLKNPDLNAEMMVDWAQEALDFFKIYHKHNKDFIDNFSVFPSSSMSLVREDGAMDLYHGKLRVVDKSGNKVIDDINYEEYHKYIEEEVKNWSYMKFPYLKFLGKENGWYRVGPLARLNTVNFIPTPLAQKEFEIFKTYTGGKPNSSCLHTHWARLIEILHSAEVIRDLLKDPDLQNMDLIKKGAKKFEGVGAIEAPRGTLFHHYKIDKNDQITMANLIVSTTHNNTAMNLSVENVAKSYLNGQEKISEGMLNAVETAIRAYDPCLSCATHAMGQMPLDIAVLDNNGKEIDRLRT is encoded by the coding sequence ATGGACAAAAAGATAACCATAGAACCTGTAACCAGAGTAGAGGGACACGGAAAAGTGACCATCCTGATGGATGAAAATAAACAGGTAAAACAATCGCGTTTACACATTGTAGAATTCAGAGGTTTTGAGAAATTTATACAAGGCCGTCCATATTGGGAAGCTCCGGTCTTGGTTCAGCGCTTGTGTGGTATCTGTCCGGTAAGTCATCATTTAGCTGCTGCCAAAGCACTTGATACAATTGTGGGAGTAGATAAGCTAACTGCTGTTGGCGAAAAAATGCGCCGTTTAATGCATTATGGCCAGATTTTTCAATCTCACTCATTGCACTTTTTCCATCTAAGCTCTCCCGACTTATTATTTGGAGTTGATGGTAATCCTACAACCAGAAACGTATTTGGTGTTATAGATGAGCACCGCGATTTGGCTATAAAAGGTGTGATGATGCGTAAATTCGGACAGCAGATAATTGAATTCACAGCCGGTAAAAAAATTCATGGAACAGGAGCTATTCCGGGTGGAATAAATAAAAAATTAAGCATTGATGAAAGAGACGCTCTGCTTAAGAATCCGGATCTAAATGCCGAAATGATGGTCGACTGGGCACAAGAGGCATTAGACTTTTTTAAGATATACCATAAACACAATAAAGACTTTATAGATAACTTCTCAGTATTCCCTTCATCATCTATGAGTTTGGTTCGCGAAGATGGAGCAATGGATTTATATCACGGAAAACTAAGAGTAGTAGATAAATCAGGAAATAAAGTCATTGATGATATAAATTATGAAGAGTACCATAAATACATTGAGGAAGAAGTAAAAAACTGGTCGTACATGAAATTTCCTTATCTGAAATTTCTTGGCAAAGAAAATGGTTGGTACAGAGTAGGTCCCCTGGCCCGATTAAACACGGTTAATTTTATTCCTACCCCCTTAGCTCAAAAAGAATTCGAAATATTCAAAACTTATACGGGTGGTAAGCCTAACTCAAGTTGTCTCCACACTCATTGGGCACGATTGATAGAAATTCTTCATTCGGCAGAGGTAATCAGAGATTTGCTTAAAGATCCCGATTTGCAGAATATGGATTTAATAAAAAAGGGAGCTAAAAAATTTGAGGGTGTAGGAGCGATCGAGGCTCCGAGGGGAACACTCTTCCATCACTATAAAATAGATAAAAACGACCAAATTACTATGGCTAACCTTATTGTTTCAACCACTCACAATAATACAGCAATGAACCTGTCGGTAGAAAATGTAGCAAAATCATACCTTAATGGTCAGGAAAAAATAAGTGAAGGAATGTTGAATGCAGTTGAAACTGCTATAAGAGCATACGACCCCTGCTTGAGCTGTGCCACACACGCAATGGGACAAATGCCATTAGACATTGCAGTATTAGATAACAATGGGAAAGAAATTGACCGACTGAGAACATAA
- a CDS encoding NADP oxidoreductase, which produces MKPKIATTSLAGCFGCHMSILDIDEKILDLADLVEFDKSPITDIKKFTRPIDIGLIEGGCCNSENIETLKEFRKNCKILVAVGECALMGGVPAMRNGIEIEECFDEAYLSGPTVKLNHEKIVPDDPELPKILPRVYSCNEIVEIDYFLPGCPPRADLIWEALTALLQGREIEPSYESLKFD; this is translated from the coding sequence ATGAAACCAAAAATAGCGACAACTTCATTAGCAGGCTGCTTCGGTTGCCATATGTCGATTTTAGATATTGACGAAAAAATACTGGATCTTGCTGATCTTGTAGAGTTCGACAAATCACCAATAACCGACATAAAAAAATTCACACGTCCTATAGACATTGGACTTATAGAAGGTGGATGCTGCAATTCAGAAAACATTGAAACCTTGAAGGAGTTCAGAAAAAACTGCAAAATACTTGTGGCTGTTGGAGAGTGTGCACTGATGGGAGGTGTTCCGGCTATGCGCAACGGAATAGAAATTGAAGAGTGTTTTGATGAAGCATATCTGTCGGGGCCTACCGTAAAACTTAACCATGAAAAAATAGTTCCGGACGACCCGGAATTACCAAAAATTTTACCACGTGTTTACTCCTGCAACGAGATTGTGGAAATAGATTATTTCCTACCGGGATGTCCACCAAGAGCAGATCTGATCTGGGAAGCCCTAACAGCACTTCTGCAGGGAAGAGAAATAGAACCAAGCTACGAATCATTGAAATTCGACTGA
- a CDS encoding 2Fe-2S iron-sulfur cluster-binding protein has translation MQNNISLTINGKKVKSGYPKTVLEIARENGIFIPTLCFLKDKLDHSNCRICTIKIDGYHYPSCSTIAKDGMNVISDSDDLEEMRKYITELLFSTGNHICPICQKSGDCELQAIGYHYKLLFSRFEHLYPKKGIDTSSSDKIMMEKNRCILCQRCIQAIKDDNGKPFFVLQGRSNALEVIFDKDMNDKFTMEKARDAVKQCPVGCILIKEANGFQTPIGLRQFDKVPIESNKK, from the coding sequence ATGCAAAACAATATATCACTAACAATAAATGGTAAAAAGGTTAAATCCGGGTACCCTAAAACTGTTTTAGAAATTGCCCGTGAAAACGGAATATTCATTCCTACCCTTTGTTTCCTAAAAGATAAGCTTGACCACAGTAACTGTAGAATCTGTACAATTAAGATAGATGGCTATCACTATCCCTCATGCTCTACTATAGCCAAAGACGGAATGAATGTAATCAGTGATTCAGACGATTTGGAAGAAATGAGAAAATACATTACAGAACTCCTGTTTTCTACAGGAAATCACATTTGTCCGATATGCCAAAAAAGTGGTGATTGCGAACTACAGGCAATAGGATATCACTACAAGTTACTATTCTCGAGATTCGAACATCTTTATCCTAAAAAAGGTATCGACACATCATCTTCTGATAAAATAATGATGGAAAAGAACAGGTGCATCCTATGTCAGCGCTGTATCCAGGCAATAAAAGACGATAATGGAAAACCATTTTTCGTTCTTCAGGGACGAAGCAATGCTCTTGAAGTTATATTCGACAAAGATATGAACGACAAATTCACAATGGAAAAAGCAAGAGATGCTGTAAAACAATGTCCCGTAGGTTGCATATTGATAAAAGAAGCAAACGGATTCCAAACACCAATAGGACTACGTCAGTTTGATAAAGTCCCGATAGAAAGTAACAAAAAATAA
- a CDS encoding NAD(P)H-dependent oxidoreductase subunit E has product MKTTISSIINSTGNARYRLLDILHKLQSEYKFISEDIIDELSTDMDISPSQIKQVISFYHYLYDKNMGEYTIHINRSVVALISGYAEVVKTLEEECNCKLESLSESAKFGLWNTSCIGMSDQEPAILINGLPFTDLTPEKTKNIISDLKEGVELKQLFNKYETDKYKLLIGQSSVNKTKTYIRGPLLDNDYSNFSAVELLNTRNSPSDILGIISDSGLQGRGGAGFPAGRKWKAAAKVKSEKKYVICNADEGEPGTFKDRVLLTEKPEKIFEGMLICAYAIGAHKGILYLRKEYEYMKPYLENVLQQMRDKGILGRDNSYNFEMRIQIGAGAYVCGEASALLESMEGKRGEPREKYMQPTEFGYLGKPTIVNNVETFAIVPSIIKNGAEWYKAYGTKFSAGTKVLSIAGDCAKPGIYELPWGITVDTILKLSYAKNSKAVIVGGMSGKLIPPEEFDRKICYSDLATGGAFMILNNNRNLLKDVVLPALDFFIDESCGSCSTCRNVPGYLREIARYMEHKKLSEKDLLRIEEWSKLLSISRCGLGKSVSSLLIGFIRKFTDDYEIEDSIEDNFLSVN; this is encoded by the coding sequence ATGAAAACAACAATTTCTTCAATAATCAATAGTACAGGAAATGCCAGATACAGGCTATTAGACATACTTCACAAGCTGCAGTCGGAATATAAATTCATATCAGAGGATATTATAGATGAACTTTCTACTGATATGGATATTTCACCAAGTCAGATAAAACAGGTAATCAGCTTTTATCATTATTTATATGATAAAAACATGGGAGAATACACAATTCACATTAACAGAAGCGTTGTCGCCCTGATTAGTGGTTATGCCGAAGTTGTTAAAACACTGGAAGAGGAATGTAACTGCAAACTTGAATCACTTTCTGAATCTGCAAAATTTGGTCTCTGGAATACATCATGCATAGGAATGAGCGATCAGGAACCGGCCATACTTATTAACGGGCTACCATTCACCGACCTAACTCCTGAGAAAACTAAAAACATAATTTCCGATTTAAAAGAAGGAGTAGAACTAAAACAGCTTTTTAACAAATACGAAACAGATAAATACAAACTGCTCATAGGGCAGTCGTCCGTAAACAAGACTAAAACTTATATAAGAGGGCCGCTTCTCGATAATGATTACAGCAATTTTTCTGCGGTAGAACTGCTAAATACCAGGAATTCTCCTTCAGATATTTTAGGCATCATTTCCGATTCAGGACTACAGGGAAGAGGTGGAGCAGGATTCCCTGCAGGTAGAAAGTGGAAAGCGGCAGCAAAAGTAAAAAGTGAAAAAAAATATGTGATCTGTAATGCTGATGAGGGTGAACCGGGAACATTTAAGGACAGGGTTCTTTTAACTGAAAAACCGGAAAAAATATTTGAGGGAATGTTAATTTGTGCTTATGCAATCGGAGCACACAAAGGAATTCTGTATTTAAGAAAAGAGTATGAATACATGAAACCCTATCTCGAAAATGTACTTCAGCAGATGAGAGATAAAGGTATACTGGGACGTGACAACAGCTATAATTTCGAAATGCGGATACAAATTGGTGCCGGTGCATATGTTTGTGGTGAGGCTTCTGCCCTACTCGAGTCGATGGAAGGTAAACGGGGCGAACCCAGAGAAAAATACATGCAACCTACAGAGTTTGGATATCTTGGAAAACCAACTATCGTAAATAACGTTGAAACTTTTGCAATTGTTCCTTCAATCATTAAAAACGGAGCTGAATGGTACAAAGCCTATGGAACAAAATTCTCGGCAGGTACAAAAGTATTGAGTATAGCGGGCGACTGTGCTAAACCAGGTATTTATGAACTTCCTTGGGGGATAACAGTAGATACAATTTTAAAACTCAGCTACGCCAAAAACTCTAAAGCGGTAATAGTTGGGGGAATGTCAGGTAAATTAATTCCTCCCGAAGAATTCGATAGAAAAATTTGCTACTCCGACCTTGCAACGGGAGGAGCATTTATGATACTAAACAACAACCGAAATCTATTAAAAGATGTCGTATTACCGGCTCTTGATTTCTTCATTGATGAATCATGTGGTTCATGTTCAACATGTAGAAATGTACCGGGATATCTTAGAGAAATTGCAAGATATATGGAACACAAAAAACTATCGGAAAAAGACCTTCTGAGGATAGAAGAATGGAGTAAGCTTTTGAGCATAAGTCGCTGCGGATTGGGTAAAAGCGTTTCAAGCTTACTGATAGGATTTATCAGAAAGTTTACCGACGATTATGAGATTGAGGATAGTATTGAGGATAATTTTTTGAGTGTTAATTAA